A window from Citrus sinensis cultivar Valencia sweet orange chromosome 5, DVS_A1.0, whole genome shotgun sequence encodes these proteins:
- the LOC102619275 gene encoding protein ROH1, producing MPSTDNQGSSSPFHSFGRSIWSIRREQVHSVEGHHDSSAEELELESFHRQIADHFNALSAVADDELLSIAWIQKLLYAFVCCQEEFRAILLKDKALVSKPPLDRFVAEFFERSLKALDMFNATRDGIEKIRLWQKHLEIVQCALDSHKRTISEGQSRRARKALMDLALTMLDEKDSGSVFSQRNRSFGRHNTSKDHHHCLPGHSRSLSWSVSRSWSAAKQLQSIANSLAPPRGNDIAATNGLVVPVFAMNSLLLFVLWTLVAAIPCQDRGLNVHFSILRQFSWGVPLLSLHERITEESKKRERRNSNGLLYEIYLIDKCARQLTDLLDVAQFPLPEEQKIELEHGIQELTLVCEVLKNELDPLERQLREVFRSIMNMRTEGLEFLGSGSE from the coding sequence ATGCCGTCTACTGATAATCAGGGTTCTTCCTCACCATTTCACTCATTTGGTCGCTCAATTTGGAGTATTAGGCGCGAACAGGTTCATTCTGTAGAAGGGCATCATGATTCCAGTGCTGAGGAGTTGGAGCTTGAATCCTTCCATAGACAGATTGCAGACCATTTTAATGCGCTATCAGCTGTTGCTGATGATGAACTGCTCTCTATTGCATGGATACAAAAGCTTTTATATGCATTTGTTTGCTGCCAGGAGGAATTCAGGGCTATTTTGTTGAAAGACAAAGCACTAGTGTCGAAACCACCACTGGATCGATTTGTTGCtgaattttttgaaagaagTTTGAAGGCGCTTGATATGTTTAATGCAACTCGTGATGGAATCGAAAAGATTCGATTGTGGCAAAAGCATTTGGAGATTGTTCAATGTGCCCTGGATTCTCATAAGAGGACAATCAGTGAAGGTCAGTCCCGTCGAGCAAGAAAAGCTTTGATGGATTTGGCTCTCACAATGCTTGATGAGAAGGATTCTGGGTCAGTATTTTCACAAAGAAATCGGTCCTTTGGTCGCCATAACACCAGTAAAGATCACCATCATTGCTTGCCAGGGCATTCTCGTTCTCTCTCGTGGAGTGTTTCTCGATCTTGGTCAGCTGCTAAGCAACTCCAGTCAATTGCTAACAGTTTGGCACCACCTCGTGGAAATGACATTGCAGCTACAAATGGGCTTGTGGTCCCTGTTTTTGCAATGAATTCCCTACTCTTGTTTGTATTGTGGACTCTTGTTGCTGCAATCCCTTGTCAGGATAGAGGCTTAAATGTACATTTTTCAATTCTGCGTCAATTCTCATGGGGCGTTCCGCTCTTATCACTCCATGAGCGCATTACAGAGGAATCTAAGAAGCGAGAGCGACGAAATTCCAATGGGCTActatatgaaatttatttgattgacAAATGTGCTCGGCAATTGACAGACTTGTTGGATGTGGCTCAGTTTCCGCTGCCAGAGGAGCAAAAAATTGAACTCGAACATGGAATTCAGGAGTTAACTTTGGTTTGTGAAGTGTTGAAGAACGAATTGGATCCACTGGAACGTCAACTGAGGGAAGTGTTTCGCAGTATCATGAATATGAGAACTGAGGGTCTTGAATTCTTGGGTAGTGGAAGCGAGTAA
- the LOC127902251 gene encoding protein FAR1-RELATED SEQUENCE 1-like, whose protein sequence is MKSVLSVFMDSIEDENEFLVAWDNVLDEYDVHGNIWLKRIFELRHKWVYAYVSQAWSAGMKSTQLSESFNAILKDYLKSNLNMPQFFMHFERMVNDKWHKKLEAEYELCYKLVNMKMSVKMLAHAREIYTKVIFQEFQDQFEKSINLFVKKDSRDGEYLVCTVGMDDFEKGCVKIENDGTLACSYRRFEMRGVLCSHIINVLRDVIDVKEIPIGYILKGWTKQARAECIKDMYRREIQADPKLEQTCRYRSLCSIFTKISSWASESKKAYKLANAHAMDLARLI, encoded by the coding sequence ATGAAAAGTGTCTTGTCGGTATTTATGGATAGTATTGAGGATGAAAATGAGTTTCTAGTTGCTTGGGATAACGTGCTTGATGAATATGATGTACATGGTAATATTTGgctaaaaagaatatttgagTTAAGGCATAAATGGGTTTACGCATATGTTAGCCAAGCATGGTCTGCTGGAATGAAGAGCACTCAACTTAGTGAGAGTTTTAATGCAATTCTAAAAGATTACTTGAAATCAAATCTTAATATGCCTCAGTTTTTTATGCACTTTGAAAGGATGGTCAATGATAAATGGCACAAGAAATTAGAAGCAGAGTATGAATTATGTTATAAGTTGGTCAATATGAAAATGTCAGTTAAAATGTTGGCCCATGCAAGGGAGATTTACACAAAGGTAATTTTTCAAGAGTTTCAAGACCAATTTGAAAAGTCtatcaatttatttgtgaAAAAAGACTCTAGGGATGGTGAATATTTAGTATGTACGGTTGGTATGGATGATTTTGAAAAGGGATGTGTCAAAATAGAGAATGATGGCACATTGGCTTGTAGCTACAGGAGGTTTGAGATGAGGGGAGTTTTATGTAGCCATATCATCAATGTTCTTAGAGATGTTATAGATGTCAAAGAAATTCCTATTGGGTATATTTTAAAAGGGTGGACAAAACAAGCAAGAGCGGAATGTATCAAAGACATGTACAGGCGTGAAATCCAAGCAGATCCTAAGTTGGAACAGACGTGTCGATATAGGTCTTTATGCTCTATATTTACCAAGATATCTAGCTGGGCTTCCGAAAGTAAAAAAGCATATAAGCTAGCAAATGCGCATGCCATGGATTTGGCAAGATTAATTTAG
- the LOC102607911 gene encoding subtilisin-like protease SBT4.4 codes for MAKNGFLLISFLPFILFLQMSVLGGATTTRDDRKVYIVYLGSLSRGEYETSSQHQSILQEVVEGSPVENVLVRSYKRSFSGFAANLTDHERQKLASMEEVVSVFPSKSDIIVGVIDTGIWPESKSFSDKGFGPVPKKWKGACKGGINFPCNNKIIGARYYPTPVVYDNIARDYEGHGTHAASIASGNEVKDTSFFGVGQGTARGGVPSARVAAYKVCSPAGCTEEAILAAFDDAIADGVDIITVSIGGTHPVNFTEDAVAIGSFHAMAKGVLTLQSAGNSGPYLSSTVSLAPWLMSVAASTTDRLFIDKVVLGSGQTLVGYSINTFSMKGKKFPLVDGRNVSRPCKQPLAFQVCTGGQGCLDSTLAKGKILMCQSRDEFSEVLRSGAGGSVSLNDDKIGKVSFVVSFPSVAVSKDNFTSIYSYLKSTKKPEAEILTTEAITDSDAPVVAGFSSRGPNEIAPDILKPDISAPGVDILAAFSPFGVPIGDPLFKRQLTYSILSGTSMSCPHVAGVAAYVKSFHPDWSPSAIKSAIMTTARPMNSSKNKDAEFAFGSGHINPVEAVNPGLVYETFEQDYIIMLCSMGYDEGNIGKISGNFSTCPKGSDKATPRDLNYPSMAAQVSPGRSFTINFSRTVTNVGIANTTYKAKILQNSKIGVKVVPQALTFKSLNEKKSFRVTVTGRGLSNGTIVSTSLIWADGNHNVRSPIVVHSLG; via the exons ATGGCTAAGAACGGATTCCTTCTCATCAGTTTCTTACCCTTCATTCTTTTCCTCCAAATGAGCGTATTGGGTGGTGCCACTACTACTCGTGACGATAGAAAG GTCTATATTGTCTACTTGGGTTCACTTTCTAGAGGGGAATATGAAACATCATCACAGCATCAGAGTATTTTGCAAGAAGTTGTTGAGGGCAG CCCAGTGGAAAATGTACTGGTTAGAAGTTACAAAAGGAGTTTCAGTGGATTTGCAGCCAATCTCACTGATCATGAGAGACAAAAGCTGGCCA GCATGGAAGAAGTTGTATCGGTTTTTCCTAGTA AGAGTGATATTATAGTAGGCGTCATAGACACTGGAATCTGGCCTGAAAGCAAGAGTTTCAGCGATAAAGGCTTTGGTCCTGTTCCCAAGAAGTGGAAAGGCGCTTGCAAAGGCGGCATAAATTTCCCTTGCAACAA CAAAATAATTGGAGCCCGATATTACCCAACACCTGTTGTGTATGATAATATTGCTAGGGATTACGAGGGTCATGGAACCCATGCGGCCTCTATAGCTTCTGGAAATGAAGTAAAGGATACTAGTTTCTTCGGAGTGGGACAAGGCACTGCCAGAGGGGGAGTTCCATCGGCAAGAGTTGCTGCTTATAAAGTCTGTTCTCCTGCAGGGTGCACGGAAGAAGCCATATTGGCTGCATTTGACGATGCTATTGCAGATGGGGTTGACATTATAACAGTATCAATTGGAGGAACGCATCCCGTAAACTTTACTGAGGATGCCGTTGCAATTGGGTCCTTTCACGCTATGGCAAAAGGAGTACTGACCTTACAGTCGGCTGGCAATAGTGGTCCTTATCTGAGCTCCACAGTTAGCTTAGCGCCGTGGTTGATGTCTGTAGCAGCCAGCACCACAGATCGCCTATTTATTGATAAAGTTGTTCTTGGGAGCGGACAGACATTAGTG GGTTATTCGATTAATACTTTCTCTATGAAAGGGAAGAAGTTTCCCCTGGTAGATGGGAGAAATGTTTCAAGACCATGCAAACAGCCGTTGGCATTTCA GGTGTGTACCGGTGGCCAAGGGTGTCTTGATAGTACCTTAGCAAAGGGAAAGATTCTGATGTGTCAATCAAGAGACGAGTTTTCTGAGGTTCTCAGATCTGGTGCAGGAGGATCAGTCTCATTAAATGATGACAAAATCGGAAaagtttcttttgttgtttcaTTCCCATCAGTGGCTGTGAGCAAGGATAACTTCACCAGCATTTACTCCTACTTGAAATCTACAAA AAAGCCCGAAGCAGAAATATTAACTACTGAAGCAATTACGGATTCTGATGCTCCTGTTGTCGCTGGCTTTTCTTCACGCGGGCCAAATGAAATTGCACCAGACATCTTgaag CCGGATATAAGCGCCCCCGGTGTAGATATATTGGCTGCATTTTCACCTTTTGGTGTACCTATTGGCGATCCGTTATTTAAGAGGCAACTTACCTACAGTATACTATCTGGAACATCCATGTCTTGTCCTCATGTTGCTGGAGTAGCTGCATATGTTAAATCGTTCCATCCCGACTGGTCTCCTTCTGCCATCAAATCAGCCATAATGACTACTG CACGGCCCATGAATTCTTCCAAGAATAAAGATGCTGAATTTGCATTTGGTTCGGGGCATATCAATCCTGTTGAAGCTGTGAATCCAGGACTTGTGTATGAAACTTTCGAACAAGATTACATAATAATGCTCTGCAGCATGGGATATGATGAGGGTAATATTGGCAAAATTTCTGGAAATTTCAGCACTTGTCCTAAAGGCTCAGATAAAGCAACACCAAGAGATCTCAATTACCCTTCAATGGCAGCTCAAGTTTCACCTGGAAGGTCTTTCACAATCAACTTTTCAAGGACTGTTACTAACGTTGGCATTGCAAACACCACTTACAAGGCAAAAATCTTGCAAAATTCGAAAATTGGCGTCAAAGTTGTCCCCCAAGCTCTCACCTTTAAGTCCTTGAATGAGAAGAAGTCTTTCCGTGTGACTGTCACTGGAAGAGGCTTGTCAAATGGAACAATTGTTTCTACTTCCTTGATATGGGCTGATGGCAATCACAATGTCCGAAGTCCAATTGTTGTACATTCACTAGGATGA